A single window of Plutella xylostella chromosome 25, ilPluXylo3.1, whole genome shotgun sequence DNA harbors:
- the LOC105392969 gene encoding anaphase-promoting complex subunit 2, translated as MSYSQCDINNCWNKITYAFPILTDTLFTDCTNEEYDEIHRVIVGLGVQIKIRDLILIHIEKYLRQHVAPSFWAKFQNVEEELKGFQLFKSAVNDLYESAANFAGMLKRLTTLNNSCCDNKPIFLEKDVTLGFKQLLRSTLLSQLPLNFQVIINHFYKISFNVFDNENETSDMAEDVMCSGCWNEYTDCSCSYIVKVFYDTSRKLVELQLLERLTGQVLTNFIQMRIESHIQKLCTGTFDVSHISFLENWLETTVMSWLTRIYCAGSSKPPPDDKNIQNAIAKFKQKLSYYLYFTYTKLRIDQLFNIIIEYPDSQPAVDDIKLCLEKTDLRSTLCKKLKTEIETRLLHPGVNTPDILTAYISTIRALRHLDPSGVILETVTDPVRNYLRNREDTVRSVVSSLTAEGAGSELAEELAKFATDDENEQEEAWDEWVPDPVDADPKVNSSDRKASDIISMLVNVYGSKELFVNEYRTLLADRLLAQSVINTEKEIRYLELLKLRFGESQLHFCEVMLKDVSDSKRINALIHQDKNFMALNEKFTSNAMILSAQFWPPFKDESLALPDEIKQHLEAYTKSFEALKGNRTLNWKPHLGIVNISIEIGEKTLDLTVSPFNATLIMHFQDKPEWSLDELHQVMKVPVTILRRKITYWQSMGLISEKSPDYFVLVESSDGNRSHVATGQVQEMICEDDEAESAMASAHDQREGELQVFWSYIVGMLTNLDSLPLDRIHQMLKMFASQAPGTECSLQELRQFLDTKVRSHQLVLQGSLYKLPKP; from the coding sequence ATGTCGTATTCCCAATGCGATATTAACAATTGCTGGAATAAGATCACCTATGCATTCCCCATTCTTACTGATACACTGTTTACCGACTGCACCAACGAGGAATATGACGAGATCCACAGGGTCATCGTTGGATTAGGAGTTCAAATCAAAATAAGAGACCTTATACTTATTCACATAGAGAAATACCTTCGCCAGCATGTAGCACCTTCATTTTGGGCCAAGTTTCAAAATGTTGAGGAAGAGTTAAAGGGATTCCAATTATTTAAATCAGCTGTGAATGATCTGTACGAGTCAGCTGCAAACTTCGCCGGCATGTTGAAGAGACTGACCACTTTGAACAACAGCTGTTGTGACAACAAACCTATATTTCTGGAAAAAGATGTAACCTTAGGATTTAAGCAACTTCTTCGCTCAACACTGCTGTCCCAACTCCCTCTGAATTTTCAGGTGATCATCAAccatttttacaaaatttcatttaatgTTTTTGACAATGAGAATGAGACCTCAGACATGGCTGAGGATGTGATGTGCTCTGGGTGCTGGAATGAGTACACGGACTGCAGCTGCAGCTACATTGTGAAGGTGTTCTACGACACAAGCCGCAAGCTTGTGGAGCTGCAGCTGCTGGAGCGCCTCACCGGACAGGTGCTCACCAACTTCATACAAATGCGCATCGAATCTCACATACAGAAGCTGTGCACTGGCACATTTGATGTGTCACACATTTCATTCCTTGAAAACTGGCTGGAAACCACTGTCATGTCTTGGCTGACTAGAATATACTGTGCTGGATCTTCCAAGCCTCCACCTGATGACAAGAACATACAAAATGCCATTGCTAAGTTCAAACAGAAGCTCAGCTACTATTTGTACTTCACTTACACTAAACTGCGGATTGATCAGCTTTTTAATATCATCATTGAGTATCCAGATTCACAACCAGCTGTGGATGATATTAAACTGTGCTTGGAAAAGACTGATCTCAGGTCAACTTTGTGTAAAAAGCTTAAAACTGAAATAGAGACAAGGCTTCTTCACCCAGGTGTGAACACTCCAGATATACTGACTGCATACATTTCTACTATCAGAGCCCTGAGGCACCTAGATCCTTCAGGAGTTATCCTGGAGACAGTTACAGACCCAGTGAGGAACTATTTGAGGAACAGAGAGGACACTGTCCGCAGTGTGGTGAGCAGCCTCACGGCCGAGGGAGCAGGCAGTGAACTGGCTGAAGAACTTGCTAAGTTTGCCACTGATGATGAGAATGAACAAGAGGAAGCCTGGGATGAATGGGTCCCAGATCCTGTAGATGCTGACCCTAAAGTGAACTCCAGTGATAGAAAAGCAAGTGACATCATCTCCATGCTAGTCAATGTTTATGGAAGTAAGGAGTTATTTGTGAATGAATACAGGACCTTGCTTGCAGATAGACTTCTAGCCCAAAGTGTTATTAACACTGAAAAGGAAATCAGATACCTTGAGCTGCTGAAGCTGCGCTTTGGAGAGTCCCAGCTTCACTTCTGTGAGGTCATGCTGAAGGATGTTTCAGACTCAAAGAGAATAAATGCTCTTATTCATCAAGATAAAAACTTTATGGCTCTCAATGAAAAGTTTACATCTAATGCAATGATACTATCAGCTCAGTTTTGGCCACCATTTAAGGATGAAAGCTTAGCATTGCCTGATGAAATCAAGCAACATTTGGAAGCCTACACTAAATCCTTTGAAGCTTTAAAAGGTAATAGAACATTGAATTGGAAGCCACATCTTGGAATTGTTAACATCAGTATTGAAATAGGAGAGAAAACCTTAGACTTGACAGTGTCACCATTCAATGCAACTCTGATCATGCATTTCCAGGACAAACCAGAGTGGTCCCTGGATGAGCTGCACCAAGTCATGAAAGTGCCTGTTACTATTTTGAGAAGGAAGATAACATACTGGCAATCCATGGGACTTATCTCAGAGAAGAGCCCTGATTACTTTGTGCTGGTAGAGAGTTCTGACGGCAACCGGTCCCATGTAGCCACCGGCCAGGTGCAAGAGATGATCTGTGAGGATGACGAGGCCGAGAGTGCGATGGCATCCGCCCACGACCAGAGGGAAGGGGAGCTGCAGGTGTTTTGGTCCTACATTGTCGGTATGTTGACCAACCTGGACTCCTTGCCATTGGACCGGATACATCAAATGCTGAAGATGTTCGCATCGCAAGCCCCCGGCACTGAGTGCAGTCTGCAAGAACTCCGACAGTTCCTTGATACTAAAGTGAGAAGTCATCAACTAGTGCTACAAGGCAGCCTTTACAAGTTGCCTAAACCTTAA
- the LOC105392968 gene encoding H/ACA ribonucleoprotein complex subunit 3 → MYLRYFLNEKGERQYTLATIDPSGKPTLSAHPARFSPEDKYSRQRITIKKRFGLLITQQPEPIH, encoded by the exons atgtatctcAGATATTTCTTAAACGAGAAGGGTGAGAGGCAGTACACCCTTGCA ACTATTGATCCCTCGGGGAAGCCCACCTTGTCGGCCCACCCAGCCCGCTTCTCCCCTGAAGACAAATACTCCAGACAGAGAATCACCATCAAGAAACGATTTGGACTGCTAATTACTCAGCAGCCAGAGCCTATCCATTAG